One Ignavibacterium sp. DNA segment encodes these proteins:
- a CDS encoding NAD(P)H-hydrate dehydratase: MIPLYNTSDIRRLDSFAIKKLKVPGIVLMENASVGIYQAITQKYPEVKSIGIICGKGNNGGDGFAVARHFSNNDFEVKVLNIGDVNSLSGDCRINFEILKRLSSHRNNLKIKSFKSIKDTNWLKKCDLIVDAMLGSGFTGELKEPYYSIVKSVNKFRSVKCAVDIPTGLDSDTGFADCVFNSDLTVTLGEFKKGLFIERGYQNCGDVQLKEIGVGNDFFNSIYNDTYLLEPEDVFQALPKRNKLVNKYTAGKVLSIAGSYQYPGAGALTSHSALVAGAGASVLYIPESAKKLVHKSLTEVVVESYGTSKTYCFNSDALKQIKERIKWADVLVIGPGLGRSVETNNAVKELLLNKRFKLTVLDADALNALDESFLDKIDLSDCVFTPHIGEFSSLINTDISKIRKDILKYGRDFALRHKTVLILKGAPTIIFNKTGEALINTTGNSGMAKFGTGDVLTGILGGLLAQTKNIETAAFTAVYLHSLSADLLLKKKPLSNYLPTDIIKNFPDAVKFIEGSVV, from the coding sequence ATGATTCCACTTTATAATACATCCGATATCCGGCGTCTTGACTCTTTTGCTATTAAAAAGTTAAAAGTACCAGGTATTGTACTAATGGAAAATGCATCTGTTGGTATTTATCAAGCTATCACTCAAAAATATCCGGAGGTCAAATCAATTGGAATTATTTGTGGGAAAGGTAATAATGGAGGTGATGGGTTTGCAGTTGCAAGACATTTTTCAAATAACGATTTTGAAGTTAAGGTTCTAAATATCGGTGATGTAAATAGCTTGAGCGGTGATTGCAGAATAAATTTTGAAATATTAAAAAGATTATCATCTCATAGAAACAATCTTAAAATTAAATCATTCAAATCAATTAAGGATACCAATTGGTTAAAAAAATGTGATCTAATTGTTGATGCTATGTTAGGGAGCGGATTTACAGGAGAACTAAAAGAACCATATTACAGCATTGTAAAATCGGTAAATAAATTCCGGTCGGTTAAATGTGCCGTTGACATTCCAACAGGATTGGATTCTGATACAGGTTTTGCTGATTGTGTTTTTAATTCTGATTTAACTGTTACGCTTGGTGAATTTAAAAAAGGTCTTTTTATTGAGAGGGGATATCAAAATTGCGGTGATGTGCAATTAAAAGAAATTGGTGTTGGAAATGATTTTTTTAATAGCATTTATAACGATACATATTTATTAGAACCTGAAGATGTTTTTCAGGCACTGCCAAAGAGAAACAAATTGGTAAATAAATATACTGCCGGTAAAGTATTATCAATAGCAGGATCATATCAATATCCCGGAGCTGGTGCACTTACATCTCATTCTGCTTTGGTTGCTGGAGCGGGCGCATCAGTTCTCTATATACCTGAAAGTGCAAAAAAACTGGTACACAAAAGTTTAACCGAAGTAGTGGTTGAATCTTATGGAACTTCTAAAACATATTGTTTTAATTCAGATGCACTTAAGCAGATTAAAGAAAGAATTAAGTGGGCAGATGTTTTGGTTATTGGTCCTGGATTAGGCAGATCAGTCGAAACAAATAACGCAGTTAAAGAATTGCTGCTTAATAAACGATTTAAATTAACTGTTCTTGATGCAGATGCTTTAAATGCACTTGATGAGAGTTTTTTAGATAAGATTGATTTAAGTGATTGTGTATTTACACCGCATATTGGAGAATTTTCTAGTCTAATTAATACAGATATCAGCAAAATCCGTAAAGATATCTTAAAATACGGAAGAGATTTTGCGTTAAGACATAAGACAGTTTTAATATTAAAAGGTGCTCCAACAATTATTTTTAACAAAACCGGCGAAGCATTGATAAACACAACAGGGAACAGTGGTATGGCAAAGTTTGGTACTGGTGATGTTTTAACCGGTATTTTAGGCGGATTACTTGCACAAACAAAAAATATCGAAACAGCAGCTTTTACTGCAGTTTATCTGCACAGTCTTTCTGCTGATCTTTTGTTAAAGAAAAAGCCATTATCCAATTATCTTCCTACTGATATAATTAAAAATTTTCCTGATGCAGTAAAATTTATTGAGGGAAGTGTTGTATAG
- the nuoL gene encoding NADH-quinone oxidoreductase subunit L, with the protein MRDLIYLTVILPLLGFLINGIFGSKIKNEKLIGIIGSGVVGISFIIALGAFFETLALPLEQRQKIVSLFSWMAVGKLNVSFAFQVDQLSLVMALVVTGVGFIIHVYSIGYMHGDKGYWRFFSYMNLFIFAMMNLILADNFVLLFLGWEGVGLCSYLLIGFWYDRKFEKSTVADASKKAFIVNRVGDFGFLLGMFLIYMTFGSLNFNEVFSRAVSFSVPAYVYGFIAIFLFIGATGKSAQIPLFVWLPDAMAGPTPVSALIHAATMVTAGVYMVARTSIIYASAPQIMMVIAIIGALTAFFAATIGIVQNDIKKVLAYSTVSQLGYMFLAMGVGAFSAGIFHVMTHAFFKALLFLAAGSVIHAMHEEQDIQKFGGLKKYMPRTHFTFLIAALAISGIPPLSGFFSKDEILWFSFANSGLFLWIIGAGTAMMTAFYMFRLYILTFDGKERFGKDKHPHESPSVITIPLIVLAVLSVIGGFIGIPEVFSGEHGNQFHNWLAPIFKDADRKLAHFSMHSHSTEILLMVLSVVFALSAIWFARYVYLKKPSIASDTVKRFKGLYNLLWNKYFVDEAYDAVVVNPIVQTSKSFLWQIADNKIIDGVVNGSAKLIDIFSVNIRKLQNGVAQFYALVMVLGIVAAFFWIIFSL; encoded by the coding sequence ATGCGTGATTTAATTTACTTAACTGTTATACTTCCTTTACTTGGATTTTTAATCAACGGGATTTTTGGAAGTAAGATAAAAAATGAAAAACTGATCGGAATTATTGGAAGTGGTGTGGTTGGTATTTCATTCATAATAGCGCTAGGTGCCTTTTTCGAAACACTTGCATTACCATTAGAACAAAGGCAGAAGATAGTAAGTCTTTTTAGCTGGATGGCTGTTGGAAAGCTTAATGTCAGTTTTGCCTTTCAAGTTGATCAGCTTTCATTAGTTATGGCATTGGTTGTAACCGGAGTAGGATTTATTATCCACGTTTATTCAATTGGTTATATGCATGGAGATAAAGGTTACTGGAGATTTTTCTCTTACATGAATCTCTTCATCTTTGCTATGATGAATCTTATACTTGCAGATAATTTTGTTCTGTTGTTTCTTGGATGGGAGGGAGTAGGACTGTGTTCTTATTTATTAATTGGATTTTGGTATGATAGAAAGTTTGAAAAAAGTACTGTTGCTGATGCTTCCAAAAAAGCATTTATTGTAAACAGAGTTGGTGATTTTGGATTTCTGCTTGGTATGTTTTTAATCTATATGACCTTTGGTAGTCTTAATTTCAATGAAGTTTTCTCACGTGCTGTTTCATTCAGTGTTCCGGCTTATGTGTATGGATTTATTGCTATCTTTTTATTTATCGGTGCAACAGGTAAATCAGCTCAGATCCCATTATTTGTTTGGCTGCCGGATGCAATGGCTGGTCCAACTCCAGTCTCTGCGCTTATTCATGCCGCTACAATGGTTACTGCAGGAGTATATATGGTTGCAAGAACATCAATTATATATGCAAGTGCACCTCAGATAATGATGGTGATTGCCATTATCGGAGCTTTAACTGCATTTTTTGCTGCTACAATTGGTATAGTTCAAAATGATATAAAGAAAGTTCTTGCTTACTCAACTGTTTCACAACTTGGCTATATGTTTTTAGCGATGGGTGTTGGTGCATTTTCTGCCGGAATCTTTCACGTGATGACACACGCCTTTTTCAAAGCACTTTTATTTCTTGCCGCCGGTTCAGTAATCCATGCAATGCATGAAGAACAGGATATTCAAAAATTCGGCGGGCTGAAAAAGTATATGCCTCGAACTCATTTTACTTTTTTAATTGCTGCTTTGGCTATTTCAGGTATTCCACCATTGTCCGGTTTCTTTAGTAAAGATGAGATATTATGGTTCTCTTTTGCTAACAGTGGATTATTTTTATGGATAATTGGAGCAGGAACAGCAATGATGACTGCCTTTTATATGTTCAGACTCTATATATTAACCTTCGATGGTAAAGAAAGATTTGGTAAAGATAAACATCCGCATGAATCGCCTTCAGTGATTACTATTCCGTTAATTGTTTTAGCTGTACTTTCTGTTATCGGTGGTTTTATTGGTATTCCCGAAGTATTTTCAGGTGAACACGGTAATCAATTTCATAATTGGCTGGCTCCAATTTTTAAAGATGCAGATCGTAAACTTGCCCATTTCAGTATGCACTCACATTCAACTGAGATTTTATTGATGGTTCTATCCGTAGTATTTGCTCTCAGTGCTATTTGGTTTGCACGATATGTATATCTTAAGAAGCCGTCAATTGCATCAGATACTGTAAAGAGATTTAAAGGATTATATAATCTTTTATGGAATAAGTATTTTGTTGATGAAGCTTATGATGCTGTAGTTGTTAACCCAATTGTTCAAACATCAAAATCTTTCCTTTGGCAGATAGCTGATAATAAGATAATTGATGGAGTTGTAAATGGTTCAGCTAAATTAATTGACATATTTTCTGTTAATATCAGGAAATTACAAAATGGTGTTGCGCAATTTTACGCCCTGGTAATGGTGCTCGGAATTGTAGCAGCTTTTTTCTGGATTATTTTTAGTTTATAA
- a CDS encoding NADH-quinone oxidoreductase subunit N, translating into MFNNYQEFWNLLPMIIIAVGIIISLIIEMYSKKSDVIIPWFSIIIFVAAGLHALFYVNDVSIVLQNMLATGGNANIFHAIFTLGAAVVTLLSIDYLKKYGIYFSEYYLILQTSVLGMMLMAAAKDILVIFLGLELMSISFYILAGMNRKRSNANEASLKYFLLGAFATGFIVYGIALIYGSAHTTSIDFITSNFNLLSDNLLFVAGVLLFLIGFSFKIAAFPFHMWVPDVYEGAPTSVAALFSTGGKAAAFSAIIATLFALFNNGGQGNFFTPFLAVISVLSMFYGSIVAIAQDNIKRMLAYSSISHAGYLIIGLAAGNYDAAAGVIFYLAAYTFMNLGAFGVVALIEGKDETNLSINSYSGLGSKKPFLAALLALLMFSLAGIPPFAGFFGKYYIFIAAVKAKLTWLAILGVISSAISVYFYIRIVVLMYFKTSETELEYDGSNNYMFAIILSVLIVVIMGVFPGSFIDLVTKFI; encoded by the coding sequence ATGTTTAATAACTATCAAGAATTTTGGAATTTGCTGCCGATGATAATCATCGCTGTTGGTATAATTATTTCACTGATTATCGAAATGTATTCAAAGAAAAGTGATGTTATAATACCATGGTTTTCTATAATAATATTTGTAGCGGCAGGCTTACACGCACTTTTTTATGTAAACGATGTTTCAATTGTATTACAAAACATGCTTGCTACCGGCGGTAATGCAAATATCTTTCATGCAATTTTTACTCTGGGTGCAGCAGTCGTAACGCTGCTTTCCATTGACTATCTGAAAAAATACGGTATATATTTTAGTGAATATTATTTAATTCTTCAGACCTCTGTATTGGGTATGATGCTGATGGCTGCAGCAAAAGATATTCTTGTAATCTTTCTTGGGCTGGAACTTATGTCAATATCATTTTATATCCTTGCTGGTATGAACAGGAAAAGATCAAATGCTAATGAAGCATCTCTTAAATATTTTTTATTAGGTGCATTTGCTACAGGATTTATAGTGTATGGAATTGCTCTTATTTATGGTTCTGCTCATACAACTTCAATAGATTTTATAACATCAAATTTTAATTTATTATCAGATAATTTATTATTTGTCGCTGGTGTTTTATTATTCTTGATTGGTTTTTCCTTTAAGATTGCTGCATTTCCTTTTCATATGTGGGTTCCTGATGTTTATGAAGGAGCACCAACCTCGGTTGCAGCGTTATTTTCTACCGGTGGTAAAGCTGCTGCATTTAGTGCAATCATAGCTACATTATTCGCTTTATTTAATAACGGAGGGCAAGGTAATTTCTTTACACCATTTCTTGCTGTTATTTCTGTTTTATCTATGTTCTATGGCAGCATTGTGGCAATTGCACAGGACAATATTAAAAGAATGCTTGCATATTCATCTATTTCACACGCTGGTTATCTGATAATTGGTTTAGCTGCTGGTAATTATGATGCAGCTGCTGGAGTTATTTTTTATCTGGCTGCTTACACCTTTATGAATTTAGGAGCGTTTGGGGTTGTAGCTTTGATTGAAGGAAAAGATGAAACTAATCTTTCAATTAATTCTTATTCAGGTTTAGGAAGCAAAAAACCTTTTTTAGCTGCACTTCTTGCTTTACTTATGTTTAGTCTTGCAGGTATTCCTCCTTTTGCTGGATTCTTCGGAAAGTATTATATATTTATTGCAGCTGTAAAAGCCAAGTTAACCTGGCTTGCAATTCTTGGAGTAATATCTAGTGCGATTAGTGTATATTTTTATATTAGGATTGTTGTACTGATGTATTTTAAAACTTCTGAAACTGAACTTGAATATGATGGAAGTAATAACTATATGTTTGCAATTATTCTTTCAGTTTTAATTGTTGTAATAATGGGAGTTTTCCCCGGGAGTTTTATTGATTTGGTTACGAAGTTTATTTAA
- a CDS encoding NADH-quinone oxidoreductase subunit M, whose protein sequence is MENSLLLTYLILTPFIGSFLVLFFKKGQEHLIRYTALVISTIAFIISVIIYFQFDAANAGFQFVDKFQWINGLNIHFHIGIDGMSLLLVLLTTFLTPLTLVSSWSSIESKVKEFTFFFLMLEVGMLGVFISLDLFLFYVFWEAMLIPMYFIIGIWGGKERIYAAVKFFIYTMFGSLLMLVALIWLAVYAIGPLGYFTTNLIELYAVAPQIPMNIQTWMFIAFAFSFAIKVPVFPLHTWLPDAHVQAPTAGSVILAGVLLKMGTYGLLRFNLPLFPEVSIAAAPYISILAIIGIIYGALVSMVQTDVKKLVAYSSVSHLGFVVLGIFAMTQESIQGAIIQMVNHGLSTGALFLLVGIIYERTHTREISDYGGIAKLVPVYAFALMFASLSSVGLPGLNGFIGEFLILLGSFKSPVLGSWWFTVFAASGVIFAAVYLLWMYQRVVYGEVTNPKLNGLKDMNNREIFVLLPIFIFIVWIGIYPSTFLKVSDKSTAKVVKQMYNPDKIKPVQMGLIQSNK, encoded by the coding sequence ATGGAAAACAGTTTACTACTTACATATTTAATTCTGACACCATTTATTGGTTCATTCCTTGTCTTGTTTTTTAAAAAGGGACAAGAACATCTGATTCGTTATACTGCTTTAGTAATTTCAACTATTGCTTTTATTATTTCAGTTATAATCTATTTTCAGTTTGATGCTGCTAATGCCGGATTTCAATTTGTTGATAAATTTCAGTGGATTAATGGACTCAATATCCATTTCCATATCGGCATAGATGGAATGTCACTGTTGTTGGTATTACTTACTACATTTCTAACACCCTTAACTCTTGTTTCAAGTTGGTCAAGCATAGAAAGTAAAGTTAAGGAATTTACATTTTTCTTTTTAATGCTCGAAGTCGGGATGCTTGGTGTATTTATTTCACTTGATCTGTTTCTATTCTATGTATTCTGGGAAGCAATGTTGATTCCAATGTATTTTATTATTGGTATCTGGGGTGGAAAAGAAAGAATTTACGCTGCGGTTAAGTTTTTTATTTACACTATGTTCGGCAGCTTATTAATGCTTGTTGCGCTTATATGGTTAGCTGTTTATGCAATTGGTCCATTAGGTTATTTTACAACAAATCTGATTGAGTTATATGCTGTTGCACCTCAAATACCAATGAATATTCAGACCTGGATGTTTATCGCATTTGCTTTCAGCTTTGCAATTAAAGTTCCTGTTTTTCCATTGCATACCTGGCTGCCCGATGCTCACGTTCAGGCTCCAACCGCCGGTTCTGTTATTCTTGCAGGCGTTTTACTAAAAATGGGGACTTATGGATTGTTGAGATTTAATCTTCCACTTTTCCCTGAAGTTTCTATCGCTGCAGCACCTTACATATCCATACTTGCAATTATAGGGATCATTTACGGCGCTTTAGTATCAATGGTTCAAACAGATGTAAAAAAATTAGTTGCTTATTCTTCAGTATCACACTTAGGATTTGTTGTCCTCGGAATATTTGCAATGACTCAGGAATCTATACAAGGCGCTATAATACAAATGGTTAATCATGGTTTATCAACTGGAGCGTTATTTCTTTTGGTAGGTATAATTTATGAAAGAACTCATACAAGAGAAATTTCTGATTATGGTGGTATAGCTAAACTGGTTCCGGTTTATGCATTCGCTTTAATGTTTGCCTCACTTTCTTCGGTTGGACTGCCGGGATTAAACGGATTTATAGGTGAATTTTTAATACTGCTTGGTTCTTTTAAATCGCCGGTTCTTGGAAGCTGGTGGTTTACAGTATTTGCAGCTTCCGGAGTTATCTTTGCTGCTGTTTATTTATTATGGATGTACCAGAGAGTAGTATATGGCGAGGTAACAAATCCAAAGCTTAACGGATTAAAAGACATGAACAACAGGGAAATATTTGTTCTTCTACCGATTTTTATTTTTATAGTTTGGATAGGAATTTATCCTAGTACTTTTCTAAAAGTTTCTGATAAATCTACTGCTAAAGTCGTAAAGCAGATGTATAATCCGGATAAAATCAAACCAGTTCAAATGGGCTTAATTCAATCAAATAAGTAA
- a CDS encoding energy transducer TonB, with product MAINKTKKADLMSKYKRVFEISLIVSLALLIVAFKFFPDFKGQEVKIEGPQELFQVEDIQQTKQENRPPPPPKPPIPIEAPSSDVLEDIEIGDTEIDITEQIEAPPPPPKEDKKIVEEEPVYFVAVEEMPEPIGGIGEIQKKIVYPEIAKRAGVEGKVYVLAFVNEQGTVTDAKIIKGIGAGCDEAALDAVKKTKFKPGKQRGKPVKVQVSIPVVFKLQ from the coding sequence ATGGCAATCAACAAAACTAAAAAAGCAGACTTGATGTCTAAGTACAAGAGAGTATTTGAAATCAGTTTAATTGTTTCTTTAGCACTTCTGATTGTTGCCTTTAAATTCTTTCCGGATTTCAAGGGACAGGAAGTAAAAATTGAAGGACCGCAGGAATTATTTCAGGTAGAGGATATCCAACAGACTAAACAGGAAAACAGACCACCGCCTCCGCCAAAGCCTCCAATTCCGATTGAAGCACCGTCTTCGGATGTACTTGAAGATATAGAAATTGGTGATACTGAAATTGATATTACTGAACAAATTGAAGCACCACCACCTCCACCGAAAGAAGATAAGAAAATTGTTGAAGAAGAGCCGGTTTATTTTGTTGCTGTTGAGGAAATGCCCGAACCTATCGGAGGTATTGGAGAGATTCAAAAGAAAATTGTATATCCTGAAATTGCTAAAAGAGCTGGAGTTGAAGGAAAAGTTTATGTTCTCGCTTTTGTTAATGAACAGGGAACAGTAACTGATGCAAAAATAATTAAAGGTATTGGAGCTGGCTGTGATGAAGCTGCTTTGGATGCTGTAAAGAAAACAAAATTTAAACCAGGGAAACAAAGAGGTAAACCAGTTAAAGTGCAGGTATCAATCCCTGTAGTTTTCAAACTGCAGTAA
- the asnS gene encoding asparagine--tRNA ligase, whose translation MQKIRISDLGNFVGQEVTLQGWLFNKRSSGKIKFIILRDGSGYLQCVYFKGNLSPEVFDIADKIGQESSIEVTGKVKAEPRATGGYELDATGLKIISEAHDYPITPKDHGIEFLLDNRHLWLRSSKQVAIMKIRHRIVKAIRDFFDDRGFTLMDPPILTPNAVEGTSTLFETPYFDLGNAYLTQSGQLYAEAGAMALGKVYTFGPTFRAEKSKTRRHLTEFWMVEPEVAFNDLNDNMDLAEEFLEYIVQTVLKEKANELKVLERDTTKLQNVKRPFPRVHYDEAVEILKKNGIDFNWGNDLGGADETIVSEQFDRPVMVHHYPAEVKAFYMKRDPDYPKYALAVDVLAPEGYGEIIGGSQREDNLDFLLERIKEHNLPQSAFEWYLDLRRFGSVPHSGFGLGLERTVSWICGLDHLREAIPFPRMIYRNTP comes from the coding sequence ATGCAGAAAATCAGAATAAGCGATTTAGGAAATTTTGTAGGGCAGGAAGTTACACTTCAAGGTTGGTTATTTAATAAAAGATCAAGCGGTAAAATTAAGTTCATTATCCTACGCGATGGCTCAGGTTATTTGCAATGCGTTTATTTTAAAGGTAATCTTTCACCAGAAGTTTTTGATATAGCTGATAAAATCGGTCAGGAATCATCAATTGAAGTTACCGGAAAAGTAAAAGCGGAACCAAGAGCTACCGGCGGATACGAACTTGATGCAACCGGATTGAAAATTATATCTGAAGCTCACGATTATCCTATTACTCCCAAAGATCATGGAATCGAATTTTTATTGGATAACAGACACCTTTGGTTAAGATCCAGTAAACAAGTTGCTATTATGAAAATAAGGCATAGGATTGTAAAAGCAATCAGAGACTTTTTTGACGACAGAGGATTTACTCTGATGGATCCACCAATTTTAACTCCTAATGCCGTTGAAGGTACATCAACACTTTTCGAAACTCCGTATTTTGATCTTGGTAATGCTTACTTAACTCAATCAGGACAGCTTTATGCCGAAGCCGGTGCAATGGCGCTTGGTAAAGTTTACACATTTGGTCCTACATTTCGTGCTGAAAAATCCAAAACCAGAAGACACTTAACAGAATTCTGGATGGTTGAACCTGAAGTAGCTTTTAATGATCTGAATGACAATATGGATCTCGCAGAAGAATTTCTTGAGTATATTGTTCAAACTGTGCTGAAGGAAAAAGCGAATGAATTAAAAGTATTGGAAAGAGATACAACAAAACTGCAGAATGTTAAGCGTCCTTTCCCGCGTGTTCACTACGATGAGGCAGTTGAAATCCTGAAAAAAAATGGAATAGATTTTAACTGGGGCAATGATTTAGGCGGTGCTGATGAAACAATTGTCTCAGAACAGTTTGACAGACCTGTTATGGTTCATCATTATCCAGCCGAAGTAAAAGCATTTTATATGAAAAGGGATCCTGATTATCCCAAATATGCCCTTGCTGTCGATGTACTTGCCCCAGAAGGATATGGCGAAATTATCGGCGGTAGCCAGAGGGAAGATAATCTTGATTTTTTGTTGGAAAGAATCAAAGAGCATAATCTTCCGCAAAGTGCATTCGAGTGGTATCTTGATCTAAGAAGATTTGGCTCAGTTCCGCATTCAGGATTTGGGTTAGGTCTCGAAAGAACAGTTAGCTGGATTTGCGGCTTGGATCATTTAAGAGAGGCGATTCCTTTTCCAAGAATGATTTACAGGAATACTCCCTAA
- a CDS encoding NADH-quinone oxidoreductase subunit J has translation MNLEVFLFFVFGIIAAVTAVLMITRRNPVISALFLILNFAALAGLYITLNAQFIAVTQIIVYAGAIMILFLFVLMLLRTENQKKLFELNPKTKIFAMIIAFVVFVQLVYMIFFASPSANVSKDVSKSVEAGTIESIGRELFTNYIVPFEAAGFLLLAATIGALVLAKKKFD, from the coding sequence ATGAATTTAGAAGTATTTTTATTTTTTGTTTTTGGTATTATCGCTGCTGTTACAGCAGTTTTAATGATAACCAGGCGCAATCCTGTAATATCTGCATTATTTCTCATTCTTAATTTTGCAGCACTCGCCGGTTTATACATAACTTTAAATGCTCAGTTTATTGCAGTAACCCAGATTATTGTATATGCCGGGGCAATAATGATATTGTTCTTATTTGTTTTAATGCTCTTAAGAACAGAAAACCAGAAAAAACTTTTTGAGTTAAATCCAAAAACCAAAATCTTTGCTATGATAATTGCGTTCGTTGTTTTTGTACAACTTGTTTACATGATATTTTTTGCAAGTCCGTCAGCAAATGTTTCAAAAGATGTTTCAAAAAGTGTTGAAGCAGGAACAATAGAATCTATCGGCAGGGAATTATTTACAAATTACATAGTTCCTTTTGAAGCCGCAGGGTTTTTATTACTTGCTGCAACAATTGGCGCATTAGTATTAGCAAAAAAGAAATTTGATTAA
- a CDS encoding energy transducer TonB, which yields MSFNKSKKADLMANYKRVFEIGLIFSLGLLIVAFKFFPDIRTEELEEEKPPTIISIEDILPTQQNKIPPPPPKPPIPIEAPSTEVLEDFEIGETEIDITEQISAPPPPPAVDRKIVEVEDEFFVVVEEMPQPIGGIGEIQKKIVYPEIAKRTGVEGKVYVLAYVNEQGTVTDAKIMKGIGAGCDEAALDAVKKTKFTPGKQRGKPVKVKVWVPVAFKLQ from the coding sequence ATGTCATTTAATAAATCAAAAAAAGCAGATCTAATGGCAAATTACAAAAGAGTTTTTGAGATCGGTTTAATCTTTTCTTTAGGTCTTCTTATTGTTGCATTTAAATTTTTCCCTGATATAAGAACTGAAGAGTTAGAGGAAGAAAAGCCACCGACAATTATAAGTATTGAAGATATTTTGCCCACTCAGCAAAATAAAATACCTCCGCCGCCTCCAAAACCTCCAATTCCAATTGAAGCACCATCTACGGAGGTTTTAGAAGATTTTGAAATTGGAGAGACAGAAATTGATATTACTGAACAGATATCGGCTCCACCTCCTCCACCAGCAGTGGATAGAAAAATTGTAGAAGTAGAGGATGAATTTTTTGTTGTTGTTGAAGAGATGCCCCAACCTATCGGTGGTATTGGAGAGATTCAAAAGAAAATTGTATATCCTGAAATTGCTAAAAGAACTGGAGTTGAAGGAAAAGTTTATGTTCTCGCTTATGTTAATGAACAGGGAACAGTAACTGATGCTAAGATAATGAAGGGTATTGGAGCTGGCTGCGATGAAGCTGCTTTGGATGCAGTAAAGAAAACAAAATTTACACCAGGAAAACAAAGAGGCAAACCTGTTAAAGTGAAGGTGTGGGTTCCTGTAGCTTTCAAACTGCAGTAA
- a CDS encoding VanZ family protein produces MYSFLEKNKKYLIHLPLIVYWLILFTLTSMPASVAIITEFGDKISHFGAYGLLSVFLYLTMYFQDKFILLKKFPGIFTIVIASLYGMLDEIHQIYVPGRFAEVLDWLADFTGSVLAVLITRYLLEYIKRTEFEKSKSNTGTFKK; encoded by the coding sequence TTGTATAGTTTTTTAGAAAAAAATAAAAAATATCTCATTCATCTGCCGTTGATAGTTTACTGGTTAATACTTTTCACCCTAACTTCAATGCCGGCTAGTGTAGCTATTATTACAGAATTCGGAGATAAAATTAGTCATTTTGGTGCGTATGGACTGCTAAGTGTGTTTTTATATTTAACAATGTACTTTCAGGATAAATTCATATTGCTTAAAAAATTTCCCGGGATATTTACAATAGTAATCGCATCACTTTACGGGATGCTGGATGAAATCCATCAGATTTATGTGCCGGGTAGATTTGCAGAAGTGCTGGATTGGCTGGCTGATTTTACCGGTTCGGTTTTAGCTGTATTAATTACCAGATACTTATTAGAATACATTAAAAGAACAGAATTTGAAAAAAGCAAATCAAATACTGGAACTTTTAAAAAATAA
- the nuoK gene encoding NADH-quinone oxidoreductase subunit NuoK, which yields MITIEYYLILSAFMFLTGVAGVLINRNAIVVFMSIELMLNSANLTLVAFSSFLGNSIGQLFVFFVMTVAAAEAAVGLAIIIAIFRNKLTVNIDEINILKW from the coding sequence ATTATTACAATTGAATATTACCTGATCTTAAGTGCATTTATGTTTCTAACGGGTGTTGCAGGAGTGCTTATAAACAGAAATGCAATTGTTGTTTTTATGAGTATAGAATTAATGCTCAATTCTGCTAATCTTACATTAGTTGCATTTTCTTCTTTCCTTGGAAATTCAATTGGACAGTTATTTGTGTTTTTTGTAATGACTGTGGCTGCTGCAGAAGCTGCTGTAGGTTTAGCAATTATTATTGCGATTTTCCGTAATAAGCTTACAGTTAATATTGACGAAATAAATATTCTTAAGTGGTAA